Proteins from one Nicotiana tabacum cultivar K326 chromosome 23, ASM71507v2, whole genome shotgun sequence genomic window:
- the LOC107782711 gene encoding uncharacterized protein LOC107782711, with translation MEVLYAYEVASGQKINKSKSGVYMHHSTNDGVVRKVERIIGIRRQDFPFIYLGCPIFYTRKKMEYYEGLINKVLDKLQSRKGKLLSIGGRAVLITYVLQSMLIHLLPTVNPPVFVINKLQKLFARFFWSNSVDGRARHWASWDTLCLPCD, from the coding sequence ATGGAAGTATTGTATGCATATGAAGTAGCCTCTGGACAGAAGATAAACAAGTCCAAATCTGGAGTCTATATGCATCACTCTACCAATGATGGTGTGGTTAGGAAAGTGGAAAGAATTATAGGGATTAGAAGGCAAGATTTTCCTTTCATATATCTAGGATGCCCAATCTTTTATACTAGAAAGAAGATGGAGTATTATGAAGGACTTATCAACAAAGTCCTAGACAAATTACAGTCGCGGAAAGGGAAATTACTGTCTATCGGAGGAAGAGCAGTTTTGATCACTTATGTATTGCAAAGCATGCTCATTCACTTGTTGCCAACAGTGAATCCACCTGTATTTGTGATTAACAAACTTCAAAAGCTTTTTGCAAGATTTTTCTGGAGCAATTCAGTAGATGGGAGAGCTAGACATTGGGCTTCTTGGGATACTTTATGCTTGCCTTGTGATTAA